From Solanum lycopersicum chromosome 4, SLM_r2.1:
aatttaaaagtactaattTTTACATACCCAAAAGTTCCTTCAATGGGAGAAACAACATGATGAACCCATTTTTCTGGCAGCCACTTTGCTAGTCCAAAATCAGAAATCTGCACAACAAATTGGAAAAAAGAACTTGAGAAATCGAAATGAAATCTCACTTCCCAATTGAAGTTTCTAAACAGAAAGAAAGATTGAAACCTGAGGTTCATAATCTTCAGTTAGTAATATGTTTGAGGCAGTAATATCTCTATGGATTATGCGCTTTGGACATTCACAATGAAGATAAAGCAATCCTTCGGCAATACCAGCAGCAACTTTATATCTTATATCCCAATCAAGTCTCTCATCCGAACCTGAAATGCCGAGTTTTCTGCTTATCAGTCACTCTATAGACATTTCATTCAATGTTAAGTGCATATTTATGATCACTAGGCAAAGAAATCAAATCAGTACTGAACGAACATAGCTAGTGTTTAGAGGGAATACAGCACCGTGTATTAAGGAACCGAGGCTTCCATGGTGTAAGTACTGAAGAACAAGGTATAAACCGCCATCAGCACTATAACCTATTAACTTAGCAGCATTAGGATGGTTAATGTGAGCAATAATTCCCAGCTCAGATAAGAAATCATCAACTTTATCCTCGTCTTTCTTCTCTTGCTTAGTTATTTTCTTTACCGCGACTACTTGACCATCAGATAAACGCCCTTTGTACACATCTGCATGTCCCCCTTGCCCGATCAACTTGTCTGTCACATTTCAAGGCATGATTTAGTAATTCAAAGGGTTAACTACGCGCAAATTCAGATGGTTTTCGAGTAATACAGATTATGCAATATCCACTTAAAACGGATTAGATTTGCAAGGAAGTGACATCATTGGTGTAAAATTGTTGGAGCAATGACAATGACAAGAAGATGCAGAGAAATGTTAGCTTGCTGACGACGGAACACATCGTCAATTAAAAGGTCCTCAGGGTCGTCCGATAGGATGCATTAGAAAAAGTACTAGACACATTAGCTTGTTTTTTTTTGacgacaagggaaacccgcagccgctacccttttgggtgcgcacagggtaaaaccccgctcctatgcaatagcttgcaaaccacataggagaggtaacccgcactaggcaagcctggtgcacgagctcgacccagaaggcaaaccccttacTTTCGCTGGCAAGGAGTTtcaaacttgagacctccaacatggaagtcccaaacTCAAACCACTGAGCCACCGCGAAGGGTAGACACATTAGCTTGTGTAGTACCAATACcttgttaaattttttcaacTTATGTATAGTTATACACTATTTGATATTACATGACCAATCATGGTATTAACAATGGAAGGTTTCGAATGCATGCATTAGCATGGTTAAAGACACAATTGTCCCTCAAAACCTTTTCCACATCTTTTCTACCATTATTTGTGGAGGGTACTTTCACCGACATAATTTATTCTAGAAATTATACaatgcatattattttttatataccaAACCAAAGAGTGTGTAAAAATAATCACAGCATAACTAATACTAACATTACTAATAGACCTATTCAACGCTCATCTTACACGCTCTATCAAACGACCTCTTAATGAGACAAAAGCATCTTACACTTTCTTGGTGGGGACAAATAGAAACATGAAGGACCATAGACATTAaggaaaatttaataaattggcCCATCAATAACACATGGCCAACTCTACAACAAAAATTTCCATATTCAACCCTGATGTCTGATAGCTGGCCTAATGTTCAATGTTCTGAACATTACAATAGTTCCAATTCTTTTATAGGAACTACCATTTTCTCTTATCTATCCAGTCTCAAGAACTTGACAAATTAACCATAGAACTAACATAACTTTTATAGATCAAAATAAGGCACAAAAAATGAAACTTCCTACAAAGATGATCTAGTGAATGCATCAATCATAGGATGAAAATTACCCGTTTTGATtgtatatataacaaaattaatgtatttttcctaaaaaggattacttttttttctttagtactTCAAGAAGTCAAAGTTTACTTTCCACCATGCCCAAAAACGAATGAGGATCAAGAACAGTCCTGTTTCGGCAGCAAATTACACTGGttatacatgattaaaattattttgtgtatatatatatatatatatatatatatacacatagtaGATCTTGAAAGTCCTTTGGCTTCTTCGTGTGTTcacattttcatattttgaaccctcttaaTGAAAACCAAGGCTCCGCCACTGTGACCTCAGGCACCCAACATAAAGGGAACTCTAGTGAAATCTTAAGCAGGCATAAGCAGGGGCAGAGCCACTCAGCATGAGCCTCCGTGTATCTATTTCTACAAATTTTGAACCCCCTTATTGAAAATCCTGGCTCCACCACTCAGCATGAGCCTTAATATCTGCAAAGTACTTCAATATATGTCTTTTTGTCTAGCATTTTGTAGTTAAATTAATCAGAACTATATAGCAGagtatattatttcatttagtaCAAAATGGTCCTACTTTGAGACATGACTTTGACATCAAAAATAACAGATGGGAACTATGTTACTCGGACGCTCCAAAAATTCTGTCGTACCCATGTCCAATCCTCCCAAAAAATGCAGAAATTTTTTGGAGGATCCTAGAAACACCCAACGGAATTTTTGATAAATCCGAGCAATATAGAATAGAATCACCTCTTCatattcttaaactttgtgTCAAATCAAATGAAGATACATAAATTGTGACGGGAAGAAAATACCCCGTAGAGATGTGAAAATTTGATGCAAGTTATTTATACTTAACAATATAAAGTTACCTAAACTACCTTATAAAGGAACTTAAATGCATAAATATTCTTTACACCATCAATGCATATCACTTAAACtcgtaaaaaattatgaagtaTGGATGTATGTACCTGGACTGAAATTATCGGTTGCTTCAACAAGTTCCCCATAGCTAAAATTCCTCCAAGAAGGCTTAGGAATATCATCAGAATCATTAGCCTCTTCTTCAGCACTTCTATTCTTGGACAAAATCCTTCTtatattttttggtaaaatcATCTCATATCCTAATATTGGTATACTTGACAATCTTCTCATTGACCTTCTTTTTAtttgatcaaaaatatttttccaataaaCACCTTGATTTAATTCCCCTGAAGGTGATGATGCAAAACTGCTGCTCCTATCATCACTGCTGCTAATGCTGCTATTGTCTAAATCCGACGAACCCAATCTGGTAGTCTCTAAAACTCCTCTTGGTGATGACGATGATGAGTACTGATCGTctctattgttgttgttgctgataTCTTCCTCTTTTTTCTCGTCCTGTTCCTTCTTGACTTCATGTTGTTTcttgttttctccatttccttgGACATCAGCTGCACCTCTTCTACCTACAAAGTTCATAAGCGAAAAAGTTTTATCAGTCTTTAAGCCCGAATAAAGGAGAAGGGTTACCTTATACATTGACaatcaacatattttttaacaaaaagacAACGATTTTATACGGATTGTTTTGTTAGGATTCATCATGAAATTGCTAGTTATACCATAACCTTCCTCCTTTATCTCTACTTGGGACCTGCACTACGAATAACTTGTTTGGAATTGAGGCATTGTTATTGTGATAATACGAGTAAAACCATTAAGATACCATAGCATTCATATACTTAACAAGCAAAATGAAGTATATATACACAATCTTTATCTTAAAAATATTCAAGCTTTATTGTAACACAACTATTTAAACCATTAATATAAGAGAACATTCATATACCCAATTAGCAAAATGAAACATAAACAAATTTGTATTCTTATAAAGATTCAACCTTTATTGTGACATCACTATTCAAATCATTAATATACAACAACATTCATATAACCAATCAGACCAACAAGGATTCTAATGCAATAGTAAGTACTCCTTCATAGTTACACAGATGTCTAGGTTTCGAGCTCTAAGTATGAAGTCATTTTATTAGGGAACACTTTTTAATTGTTCGAACTCAGGCTCAACAACACTAAAAGAGCCTTAAGCATCCACCCAAGAGCCAATGGACCAGGCAAATCATTTGTTCATTAAGTGctctttgttaattttatacagATACTTCTTAAtctctaaataaatatatatatatcccgaAACAAGGTTAatggtgctcgagcacccagtTGACTCCATATGGGTCCGCCCCTGCTTGCTTCAATGCCGATACCAGACACCAGGTGGAATatctaacaacaacaacatacccatgTAATCCTACCAAGTGGAAAGGTAGAGTGCTCGCATACCTTAATCCTACGACAACCACGTGGAAAAtcgaaaaaacaaaaatatacccAACAAGCAAAATGAAATCTTAGTAGCACAATTGATTGACTATCAACTACATGAACTTTCACGTTGTTGGTGATTTTTCGATTGACTGCCTTGtaatctcatttttttaaaatcaaataaagggtatacaaatatttttatgttataaagattcaatctttacaCCTATAAAAGCAAATAAATTACAATAAGTTGAAGCTGTGAACCTTCCATGGGAAGATAAAATGGAATTCTTGTCAAAAgcaaaaataatcaagaactcCTGTTATAATATGCAAAGAAAAAAGCTTAAGATAAGATTTCCATTAACATAATTAACTCTGAACAATATTTACATAGAGAAATTTCCAATCAAATTCTTTCTTCTCCCCTGCTAAAAAAAacaggaagaggaagaagaaaatgaaaggaaaaaaaaaagttgaattttgtgaaaaaaaatataatttagcttttagatttatttttctttgaaaaaaaatggaggTGAAACTGCATAAGTGGAGAGAGAAAAACGGAATTTTGGGGGTAATAGAGATACTTATGTTTTTGTACATTTTTATAGGAGTTCTTACAATTAAGGTAGCATGTCATGTGAAacgtttttattttatttagggaaaagggtcaaatatgcctctaaactatttgaaaaggtttagatataccctccatttaaagtttggtccatttataccctcgccgtccaacttttggtctacatatgcccttttaggcgttagttggccaactcggaatatccaactcattttacttttatttaaatgtcaaatgaATATTTCAcgtcatttttatatattatcccttgacatttatattcaagggaaaagggtcaaatatgcccctaaactattaaaaaggtctagatataccctccatttaaagtttggtccatttataccctcgccgtccaacttttggtctacatatgcccttttgggcgttagttggccaactcggaatatccaactcattttacttttatttaaatgccaaatgaaTATTTCAcgtcatttttatatattatcccttgacatttatattcaagggaaaagggtcaaatatgcccctaaactattaaaaaggtctagatatacccccgtttaaagtttggtccatttataccctcacgtccaacttttggtctacatatacccttatgggtgttagttggtcaactcaaaatatccaattcaatttacttttctttaaatgccaaatgggatttcacatcatttatatatattatcacttgacatttatattaaaagagaacgGGGTCACTTATgccctaactatccgacccaattttaaaacacatatacgaccgtcttttaaatggttcaattatgccCCTAATCCGACTCATATATGtgtgaattattttgttatttacatCATCAAAGCCTGCTGCAGCTTGCAGTTGTGTCTGTAACGTTGTTGCGGTGAATTCCTCTGCTCTAGCCCTTGCCTGCCAGATTTGCGCCTCCAGCTCTGCGTTGCGCCTAAACGCTTTTCAAACCTCGACTTCCTTTTCCTTTAGTTGTCGTGTCATTGATTCCTCGACAGTTCCAATCAGAGCACGATAGTGTTCGCcatttaaatggttcaattatgccCTAATCCAACCCATATagggtatttaaaaaaaagggtcaGGTTGTATAGATTACTTAAAAGACGGgtcatatatgtgttttaaaattaggtCGGATAGTTAGGGGCATAAAAGACtcctttctcttttaatataaatgtcaagtaataatatataaaaatgatgtggaaaatccatttgacatttaaataaaagtaaaatgagttggatatctcgaattgaccaactaacatccataagggcatatgtagaccaaaagtttggACACGAGGGTATAAattgaccaaactttaaacggggtatatctagaccttttgaatagtttaagggcacatttgacccttttctcttgaatataaatgtcaagtgataataataaaaatgacgtgaaaaatccatttggcatttaaataaaagtaaaatgagttggatattccgagttggccaactaacgctcaaaagggcatatgtagaccaaaagttggacggcgagggtataaatggaccaatctttaaacggagggtatatctaaaccttttcaaatagtttaggggcatatttgacccttctcCCTTTTATTtaaggcataatatataaatataccttttaacttgatttcaaattatatttatgtttttcaattttggatgtgtataaatagacatttaaatgtgtataaagttgaacaaatagacacacatgtcatCCTACGTgtaattttttgtcctacgtgta
This genomic window contains:
- the LOC101261221 gene encoding receptor-like cytosolic serine/threonine-protein kinase RBK1; this encodes MEGRRGAADVQGNGENKKQHEVKKEQDEKKEEDISNNNNRDDQYSSSSSPRGVLETTRLGSSDLDNSSISSSDDRSSSFASSPSGELNQGVYWKNIFDQIKRRSMRRLSSIPILGYEMILPKNIRRILSKNRSAEEEANDSDDIPKPSWRNFSYGELVEATDNFSPDKLIGQGGHADVYKGRLSDGQVVAVKKITKQEKKDEDKVDDFLSELGIIAHINHPNAAKLIGYSADGGLYLVLQYLHHGSLGSLIHGSDERLDWDIRYKVAAGIAEGLLYLHCECPKRIIHRDITASNILLTEDYEPQISDFGLAKWLPEKWVHHVVSPIEGTFGYMAPEYFMHGIVNEKTDVFAFGVLLLELITGRRAVDSYRKSLVLWAKPLLQKNNIKEIADPRLGDVYDVVEMKRAMFTALCCLHHLPDIRPNMKKVVQLLRGENAPVEMKQRSMGGRALMFSHEYTSTHYIQDLNRHMELVME